The Besnoitia besnoiti strain Bb-Ger1 chromosome Unknown contig00014, whole genome shotgun sequence genome contains a region encoding:
- a CDS encoding uncharacterized protein (encoded by transcript BESB_026680): MARKILGLVAALGAVGTASAVLPGGSNHSIPAARDTQIAMVEIRMRNRLAEMTTEMHMVKNLVTGFGKDLLGSIAPVVEDACQNLAKEVAGLQTGEDEEELDMNFTQVSSNSLKSIAPHTGKEGVSFAETEFFDNMKQSLKKAASKVKQVASPMLEKLKVNVMATVKKLLNEKIAPLLRQKASTLITNVCEKAKEKVGEITGEE, translated from the exons ATGGCGCGCAAGATCCTCGGCCTCGTTGCAGCCCTCGGTGCCGTGGGCACTGCCTCTG CCGTCCTCCCTGGCGGAAGCAACCACAGCATCCCGGCCGCACGCGATACCCAGATCGCGATGGTCGAAATCCGTATGCGGAACAGACTCGCGGAGATGACCACTGAAATGC ATATGGTAAAGAACCTTGTGACCGGTTTTGGAAAAGATTTGCTGGGCTCCATCGCGCCCGTTGTTGAGGACGCCTGCCAGAACCTGGCGAAGGAGGTTGCTGGCCTCCAGACaggagaagatgaagaggagcTTGATATGAACTTCACCCAGGTCTCCAGCAACAGCCTCAAATCCATTGCACCGCACACTGGCAAGGAAGGAGTCTCGTTCGCCGAGACTGAGTTCTTCGACAATATGAAGCAATCtctgaagaaggcggcgtcgAAAGTCAAACAAGTGGCCTCCCCCATGCTGGAGAAACTGAAGGTAAACGTGATGGCGACGGTGAAGAAGCTCTTGAACGAGAAGATCGCCCCCCTCCTTAGACAAAAGGCATCTACGCTTATCACTAACGTGTGCGAAAAAGCCAAGGAGAAGGTTGGTGAGATAACTGGAGAAGAGTAA
- a CDS encoding uncharacterized protein (encoded by transcript BESB_026670) codes for MVLTLKTADTEVANARLRGTARARAKVVGSAEMTSGNGAGKYWAIGAGLKKKSGKNDERRNVETVQLRMWGPGATTPCRKVEYHLYREQTGGPRVGPEE; via the exons ATGGTGCTGACTCTAAAAACAGCCGATACTGAAGTCGCTAatgcgcggcttcgcggcaccgcccgcgcccgtGCAAAAGTGGTCGGATCTGCCGAAATGACCTCTGGCAACGGCGCTGGAAAGTACTGGGCGATCGGGGCAGGTTTGAAAAAGAAATCGGGAAAGAATGACGAGCGAAGGAACGTCGAGACTGTACAGTTGCGCATGTGGGGCCCAGGCGCGACG ACACCCTGCCGCAAAGTGGAATATCACCTCTACCGAGAGCAGACAGGCGGTCCTCGGGTCGGACCTGAAGAGTGA